ATCAAGAGCCACCAATAATTACAGTATATAATCAGCAGTGGTCATGCACAATATGGTAGTTGTTAATACTGATATCCTAGCAGTGGCGAACCAATTAACAcacagtgtgatttttttttatttaaaaaaaaacatttgcacCCAAATTCATGTCCTCATATGATCCTCCTTGATCAGAAATTTCATATTGCAGTCTCTTATCACCCTGCAGGCCTAAAACAGCACCAGGTAGATGATACCTTATATGGTACCAATCTTGCTACCATGCTTCAGGGGGAAGTTTTAATACAAGGCTGTTTATTGCTAAGGGAAAAAGCTGAGCTGGAAAAATCCATTTTCTCACAAGTATATCTCAGTAGCATTGAACCCCACTTAGGTgacagtgtatgtgtgtgtgtgtgtgtgtgtgtgtgtgtgtgtgtgtgtgtaaataatttCACCAAAGCTGGAAGATATTCACCCCACTCCAATATTCCAAAACGTTCTTCATAATAACTTCATAACAGCTTAAATGAAAACCACACATGCAAGTTGCAGGAAGGGGGAAATCCACTGGAAAGAAAATGTGACAGAGTTCTTGACATTACTTGTAAGTAAGGAAAACGTAGCAGAATCAAGTTTTGCACCCTTGTGATGTTTTCTCCAGAGCTCTGCTGCTATGAGCAGACAGGTGCTGTCCCCTAAATCTAACTGAGGGCAAAGAACATACAGTTGAAAATTCTCTCAGATGAGAAGCAGGAAACACCAgctgctttttaattttaaaggaaattataactaattgaaattgaaatactttatgtcacttgtacaacttgtatacaatgagattacacgagcaccctccactcagctctcttagtcttaattccccttgtttactgacgcacactcCATGTCTCATGATGTCTCATGCCCGTTTGCCTTTCACCTGTGATGAGACTGTCTCCTATATCTGCCACCTACTTTTCACAGGCCTGCCCAGTTACCAGCCAATTAATACTAGTTTATTCTTGACATTTACATGAGTTTATTGGAATAACAGCTGAACTGTCAAATCATGTTTAAAATGCAAATCCTTTTAATTACAAGCTGAATTACAGCCCTTGCTCTTTCTGACAAAACCCTTGTTCATTTCTATAGTTATTCATTTCCATGCACTGTAATTTAATTCACTCAATAACTTTTAATCAAAACGTCGGTTGTAGGGAAACAGAaacacctccctccttcccagagcAGGTTAACAAGATTGACTTGTACAGTTTTCAGAATAATTTTCTTTCGTATTAACATAGGTCTGTCCGCAGAGGCCAATTTTACTCTTAAGAATTCTAATGAAATTAATcaagggaattaaaatggaaATTGCTACTGGAACGCGAATGTGACCTTTTGGCAAGCAGACGCTACAAACTGCTCTCTGCTTGTACAAAGAATTAATAGAGGACGTTGATCCTTGCTTGATGGGGAACCACTGAAAATCCTAACGTTCACATACAGTCCTAAGCTGCCATTTGTCCTATTTGGGGggaaaacataaaaaacaaacatatggagaaggggggaaaaaccagtTATGGAACATTATGTACTGTAATGTTATAAAGGATATATAAGTAGCCTTCAGATAAGCATACAGGTTTGAAATTCATGCTTCTCTTGTTGTCCACCATGGCTTCTGGCTGGGTTGAATATCGAGCACATATGAATATTTAACCAGTGAAGTAGTTCTGCGGGATGCCTTTCACACCCAGTCCTGTTATCTGCCAGAGAACAAGAAATAAGTCACAGATTGCTAGCTAAGGCACTTAGAGGGGGTGCTGTAAGTGTCACTGCAGGCTACATCCCAAACTTTCTAAACTGGGAGTTAAAGAGagagtttgtgtgtctgtgtgtttgtgcaggCTGGTGGGAGAGGGGGCTGGGGAGTAGTCCATCACCAGGACATGATTTCATCATCTGATCTGTCACTGCATGCACTGATCCGTAGCTTGGCCTATCCATTCGTGCCACATTTGGCAGGCAGATATGAATCACCAGTCACTGCTTAGAGCAGGAGGTTTTTAGGAAATAGGAAAATCAAAGTGTtataaggaaaaaaaacctgcttctttttcctttatggggtacccaagagcccgtacAGAGTCCTTATGTatgttccctattggtaggaaaaaataacagaggccatccagagaatattgagaagcaaagcagctagtaagcctgatctttattaaactgttgcaacggggtactcaacacacacacccatgcaggagggagggaggaacccagaacaatggtgtgcaggCCCTTATATAGACCTGTAGCTCAAGGCCACCCCactgaaacatcatacatacatcacagaaggaggcggtcaaCAGCAGAGGAGGCGGTCTACCGCAGAAATTCTGTCTGccagatacctgataatggtcactcaTTGCATTttctgggcagtctggccattcttttgtgatggtaaatactcacTTCCTGAATCTCATATGCATATTgatagtgtgctcagcttaacagatacttgccagactgtattagaaaagggaaaagcccctacagtccaaagacaatgAGAAagctttttctatttccttcctccttgcatagaaatatttgaggtcaatttgggagagtcaacatggtttcaggactgttttCGTGTACAGTTTCAGACATGTggcttatatatttatgtatgtgtctGCCTGGTACAAAGCTGCTAGACCATCAGCTGCTCCATTGGGTTCACCTAGGCCTCAGGCTAGGTACAGGTGAACTGCCAAGGCCTTGttagtgtgcatgcatgcacgcgtgcacacacacgtACATATCATAGCAGCAGTGAGCAGTCTGGAGTCAGGAGCCCAGAGAAAGTGGCTATTAGAAGCTCATCTAGGACGCTAGACATTCCTGGAGACAGGAAGGCAACTGTGGACAACTACAGAAAATAAGACAGAGCACGGAAAAAAGGACAGAGTCCCGATTCCTTCTGAGTGAACTGTCAACACAAATGCCTAAGAAATTTTGAAAATTCAAGCCACACCATGTTGACTATCATAAACTCTGCTGGGCCAGGAGAAGGGGATTTCAACACCCACCTTTCTGCAGTTTTACAAACTAATTTTACATTATTCACATTCTGCTGAATGAATGTTATGCTTGGTTCATTTTACAAAGCTCAAATTGTTTACCTTGAAAATTTCCCCAGCCTGGGGTTCCTTGGCTAGTGCATTGCTATCCAGTCCATCGTAGGCCGAAGTGACATACATTTCTGAATAGTCTTTCCCTCCAAAGCAACAAGATGTGATCCTGGTAGCAGGCATCCTGACAGTCTGAATTCTTTTTCCTGCGTGAAAGTAGTTGAAAGGACAACCAAAAcaaaagtatgggggggggggaataacaagTCAATTGTTACTCAATGCCGATCACCTACTTCCTTATTATGCTAAATGTGTAACATGTAGGTATAtatccattttttatttcattaaaaaatgggTCGAGGAGCTCTGATTTTTACTGGAACCCTAAAATCCCTTCCCTCACAGACAGTGATtggaaaacacacaaacaaaacaaaacacacatgcATGGCTGGTATTCTGAGGCATATATCAAACATTCAAATAATTTGCATAGGGTCCTGAGGTTTAAAAGGGACAGCCACATGGTTAGCCCAAATAGCACTCATTTTAGCTGTTTTGCAGTAATATTGCGATATCAGTAATATTGTGATATCCAATATCTCTTGATAAACCAAAGAGTGTATAACTCAGGAGCAAGTCACTCATTATGCTTTAGCATGGACATACAGCATAAATGTTAAAAGGGTGAACATACAGGAGACACAACTATGTTTTTGAAAGCCCTGTACACTGGTATGAAATAGTTTTTTATGTGCAGGTGACAGGTACTGGCCATTTGTTAGGGTTCACTGTTGGGTGacatcctttaaaaacaacaacatatatttgCCTCTCATAGTCTGTAGACTTGTCTTGACTCAGCTCACTCCAGCAGAAGGTGAACTAATGACCCCAAATCGACAGAGAATCTCCCTTGCGTTTAATCCAGACAAGTATTTCCAGACATTTAATGATGCCTGTAAATATTTAAAGAGGTCACTAAACTGGAGTTAGTCAAATAAAAGTGCTCCATTTGTGATCTCTTCTATctctacctcccccctccccccgccctttGGGGATCAAAAATGCAGAGTCCTCATTAATCGTTTACCTGCTTCAGGGTCGATGCGGATCACTCGTCCACCATCAATACAGGCCACCCAGAGTTTCCCTTCTCTATCGATGCACATCCCATCAGGCATCGCCTCCTCTTTCTCCAGCTTGTACACAGGCCTGCAACTGCAACAATCTGCATAAAGAATAAGGCAATCAGCATTCAAGTGCTTATTTTTATGCAGACTGTACTGTCTGTTGTGCTTTTCAAATTTTCCACATTTTAGAAACAATGCAAATTGCAAAAAAAAGTTATGGGGCTtgcttggggtgtgtgggtgtgtgcatgcgcgcacaCTCAATTTCACAGTGCGTACTGGCCAAGTCTTTGAATGCCTGTGGTCCTGCTCCCAGCCTTCAATGATCAGGGACATTCCGTTTCAGAGGTCCAGAGAGCCCTCAGCCACTTCCATATTTTGAGGGCCTAAGGcataataaaaactttaaaatgatGGCACACGAAAACAAAATAGGGCGTGCACAAAAGGAGTGAGACATCATTAAACATGACAAAATATcagtgaacaacaacaacaaaaatgttttggTTTTAACCAAATCACATCTCTCATTTGCTTAAAGCTGAGAGTGTGTCATATTTCCGTCTGCTGCAGATAGGAACAAGTTGAGACGAGAATCAAATGCCCAAAAAATTGATTTTCATGCTGAGTTGGATTTTAAGACACTAACACATCCTTAGCACTTTACTGTTGCTTCCCAGGGCCAAAAACAGATGTGTGTGTTTATGAGAAATAAACATCTGTCTGTTCAATATATAGTTGTTTTCTGTTATTAAGTAAAGAAAAATGCCATATGTGACAATATGGCATATAATGGAAAGAAAAGGAACAGTCTGTAATAGGGGTGACTAACGTGGCACCCTCCTCCGGAGTTTGGActccaaccagcatagccaatcgtcagggatgatgggagttgtagtccaacaatatctgcaaGGCTTCACATTGGCTACCCCAAAGGATAGGGTTGCCTACCAATCTACTACCAAGTATTTCTTTAGCTGTTGCAATAAACAGTTTGAAGAAGAATGTTACCAATCATTCCTGTTCGCATGTCATAGTCGAAGGCTTGCACGGCATAGGCCAGGCTATCGATGTAAAAGAAGGTCCTGTGATCAAGTGACCAATCCAGCCCATTGGAGATGTCCACCTTCTCTAACTGCTTCACGACACCACAATCAGGGAAAAGAGTATAAAGAGCCCCCTGCTGCCTTGCTCTGACTCCAGGTGCTGTCTCTTCGGCCATGGTACCTAGGGGGTGGTCAGCAGAGGCACAGGTCAGGTAATCCTCTACTGAAGggccatttttaaaatgcacaaataGCACTGATCCCACCCAAAGGTCAATCACTTGACTAGTCCCACAACACCACCTGTCTAATGACCTCCTAGCTTTCCTAGCAGCCTTTAGTGAGGAAGAGTGCAATCCAACGTTTGCTCAGGCGTAAGTCCCATTGTGTACGATGGGACTCACTCAAGTGCGTTGAAGATtgcagccatatatatatatatatatatatatatatatatatatatatatgtaaaggtacccctgcccgtacgggccagtcgtgaccgactctggggttgcgtgctcatctcgcttaagaggccgggagccagcgctgtccgaagacacttccgggtcacgtggccagcgtgacgaagctgcagctggcgagccagcaccagcgcagcgcacggaaacgccgttaccttcccgctattaagcggtacctatttatctacttgcacttaagggtgctttcgaactgctaggtgggcaggagctgggaccgaatggcgggagctcaccccgccgcggggattcgaaccgtcgaccatacgatcggcaagtcctaagcactgaggttttacccacagcgccacctgtgtccctatataTAT
The sequence above is a segment of the Podarcis muralis chromosome 4, rPodMur119.hap1.1, whole genome shotgun sequence genome. Coding sequences within it:
- the LOC114596339 gene encoding regucalcin-like — encoded protein: MSSIKIETVVKQKNRMGECPTWEERENSLVYVDINSQKVCRWNSVTNEVQCVSVDARVGSVALRKCGGYVIALGRKFAFLNWDDQVVTDIYEVEQDKPNNRFNDGKVDPRGSFYAGTMAEETAPGVRARQQGALYTLFPDCGVVKQLEKVDISNGLDWSLDHRTFFYIDSLAYAVQAFDYDMRTGMIDCCSCRPVYKLEKEEAMPDGMCIDREGKLWVACIDGGRVIRIDPEAGKRIQTVRMPATRITSCCFGGKDYSEMYVTSAYDGLDSNALAKEPQAGEIFKITGLGVKGIPQNYFTG